Sequence from the Qipengyuania gaetbuli genome:
CAAGGGCCAAATCCCTAGGATTTCTGCGGGTTTTATAGATTATTTGGGAGAACGTGAGAAGAACAAATGGTGCCCAGAAGAGGACTCGAACCTCCACGCCCTTGCGAGCGCCGCCACCTGAAGACGGTGCGTCTACCAATTCCGCCATCTGGGCACACTTTGCGGGGCCGGTCATCTGCGCCGGTCCGCGGGTAGGAGCGCGCCACTAGCGAAGGGGGACGATTCTTGTCAACTGCAATCGCGTCGCGGCGAAAGGCAGGAACGCTTGCAGGAGCGCAAGGGTTACGGCTAGGGGCGCAGCGACAGTTCCAGACCAGGAAAGACAGGCAATTTCGATGGCGAAAGACAGCGCTTTGAACGGCAAGCTCGTGGTGCTCATGGGCGGCAGCGGATTCATCGGCAATTACGTGGCGCAGGCCCTGCTCGAACGCGGTGCGCGCCTGCGGATCGCCAGCCGCAATCCGGAAAAGGCGTTCAAGCTGAAGCCGCTCGCCAATCTCGGCCAGATGCAGTTCGCCCGCTGCGATGCGACCGACCGCGCCAGCGTGGAACGGTGCATCGCAGGCGCGGATGCCGTGGTGAACCTCGTCGGATCGTTCGAGGGCAATTTGCGCAGGCTCATGGGCGAAGCGCCGGGCTGGATGGCAGAGGCAGCGAAAAAGGCCGGTGCCATGTCCTTCGTGCATGTCAGCGCGATCGCTGCCGAGCCGGACGAAGACACGCGCAACGAATACGCCTCGGCCAAGTGCCTTGGCGAGAAGCGCGTGCGCGAGGCGTTCCCCGAAGCGACCATCCTGCGTCCGTCGATCCTGTTCGGGAAGGACGACAATTTCCTCAACATGTTTGCCGGCCTGATCTCGACCTTGCCGGTCCTGCCGGTGTTCGGGCCCGACAAGAAGCTGCAGCTGGTCTATGTCGACGATGTCGCCGAGGCGGTCGCCCGCTCGCTCGAAGATCCCGCGCAATTCGGCGGCAAGACTTTCGAACTCGGCGGCCCCGAGGAAGTGACCATGCTCGAAATCAACGAGCGCATTGCCGAAGCGCAGCGCCGCAAGCGGACGTTCCTGCCCATGCCTGACGCGCTGTCGGCCACCTTCGCCGCCCTGCCCGGCACGCCGATGAGCCGCGACCAGTGGGACCTGCTGGCGCAGGGCAACACCGTCTCGGGCGAGCATCCGGGCTTCGATAAGTTCGGTATCGAGCCCAAGCCGGTGGGCCTGTTCCTCGACAAGTGGATGACCCGCTACCGCAAGCACGGCCGCTTCGCTGAACGGCTCAGCGCCTGAGGTAGCGGTTACCCGTCAGAGCGCCGCCCGGTAGAGGGCGAGCTTGTCGGTATAGGCGCGTTCGGCGGCCTCGGGCGCATAGGCCGGACTGTCGGGCACGCACCAGCCGTGGTCCCCGGCATAGACGTCGACCTTGGCGTTGGCCCCCGCCTCGCGCATCGCCATGCGCAGCGTGTCCTTGTGCGTGGGCGCTTCGGCATCGTCGTCCTGCGCGATCGCGATCAGGTAATGCGCATCGCCGCGCAGCATCTTGTGCGGGCTGGTATCGGCATCGCGAACGAGCCCGCCGCCGTGGAAGCTGGCGGCTGCGCGGATGCGCTGGTCGGCTGCAACGCTCCACACGGTGAAGGGGCCGCCCATGCAATAGCCTTCGGTGCCGATGCCGCGGCTGCTGTCGACCGCGGCCTGCCCGAAGAGCCACGACGCAGCAGCCTTCGCATCCGATCCGACTGCCGCCGAATCGAGCCTCTGGCGCCACGGGCGCACTTTCTGGAAGCCGTTGTCCGCGGCAAAGCTGGCGAAGTCGGCATATTGCTGCCCTGCGACATCGCGGTAGTAGGGATTGATGACGAGGGCGGCATAACCCTCGCCAGCGAGCCGGCGGGCCATCTGCCGCTTCGATTCCCTCAGCCCCGCGACATCCGGCCAGAAGATCACGCCCGGATGGCTGCCTTCGCCGGGATGGACGAAGAAGCCGTCCATCACCCCGTCGGGCGTGCGGAAACTGACTGTGTTTTCGACCAGCGCCGGGGCATCGGCGGCGCTTTCCGTGGCCCCGTCCATCGACGTGCAGGCTGCTGCGGCGGTGGCAAGGGCGCCTGCCCCGAAGGTGCGGCGGTTCAAGGGTTGGCGGGCCCACCGGGCCAGCTGCTTCTCATCGCACATGCTTTCAGTCTCCTCTGCCCCGCCCGCCGCGCATCCTAGAGGCGATTGGGCGATGGACAAGCCCGCAAGGGCACGGCAGGATAGGTTTCATAGAGCGACCGAACGTCGCCAATGGGGAGAGGGTAATGCGACATATCGCGATTGCGGCGCTGGCCGCGCTTTCGCTGTCCGCCTGCAACATGAGCAGCAGCGAGCCGACGCTGGCCACGGAAGGCGTGACCGACGCCATGCTTGCCGCCGGGAATGGCGAGGAATGGCTGACCTATGGCGGCGACTACGACGAGCGCCGCTTCTCCCCGCTGACCCAGATCAACGCGGACAATGTCGGCGAGCTCGGCCTCGCCTGGTCGGCCGATCTCGACACGGCGCGCGGGCAGGAAGCCACCCCGCTGATGCATGACGGGACGCTCTACATCACTACCGCGTGGAGCAAAGTGAAGGCTTACGACGCGAAGACCGGCGCTCTCAAATGGGAATACGACCCCGAAGTGCCGCGCTCCAAGCTGGTCGAAGTGTGCTGCGACGCGGTCAATCGCGGCATCGCGCTCTATGGCGACAAGGCCTATGTCGCGACGCTCGACGGCCGCTTGGTTGCGCTCGACCAGAAGACCGGCGCTGTGGTGTGGGACAAGCTTACCATCCCCAAAGGCTCGAAGATGGCCATCACCGGCGCGCCGCGGATCGTGAAGGGGCGCGTGCTGATCGGTTCGGCCGGGGCGGAATATTTCACCCGCGGCTATCTCGCGGCCTTCGATGCCAATACCGGCGACGAGTTGTGGCGCTTCTACACCGTACCCGGAAACCCGGCCGACGGTTTCGAGAACGAGGCGATGGAGCGGGCCGCCAAGACCTGGAGCGGCGAGTGGTGGAAGCTGGGCGGCGGCGGCACCGTGTGGGATTCGATCACCTACGACCCGGCCACCGACCTCGTCTATTTCGGCACCGCCAATGCCGAGCCGTGGAACCCGGCCTATCGCAACACCGACGGTGCCGGGGACAGCCTCTACACCGCCTCGATCGTGGCCGTGAAGCCGGACACGGGCGAGTATGTCTGGCACTTCCAGGAGACACCGGAGGATCGCTGGGACTTCGATTCCAACCAGCAGATCACCGTGACCGACCTGACCATCGACGGCAAGACGCGCCACGTGGTTATGCATGCGCCGAAGAACGGCTTCTTCTACGTGCTCGACGCGGCAACGGGGGAGTTCATCTCGGGCAAGCCCTTCGTCGACGGGATCAACTGGGCGAGCGGGCTCGATCCTGTGACGGGCAAGCCGAACGTCAATCCGGAAGCGGAATACGAGCGGACCGGGAAACCGTTCGTCGGCGTGCCCGGGGCGGTCGGCGCGCATAGCTGGTCGCCGATGAGCTACAGCCCCGACACAGGCCTCGTCTACATCCCGACCAACAACACACCGCAGTATTACGCGCACGATCCGAACTGGGAGCCGGGCGAAACGGGCTTCCAGCTCGGCATCGATGTCAGCGGCGGGGCAATCCCGGCCGACCAGGCGATCCGCGATGCGACCAAGGCCGCACTCAATGGCGCGCTCGTCGCCTTCGATCCGGTCGCGGGCGAAGTGAAATGGAAGGTGCCGCAGTCGAGCCCGACCAATGGCGGTACGTTGGCAACAGCGGGCAACCTCGTCTTCCAGGGGACCTCCACCGGCGAATTCCGTGCCTATACGGCGGACACTGGCGACCAGCTGTGGTCGTTCGAAACGCAAACCGGCGTTCTGGCAGCGCCGATGACCTATGCGATCGATGGCGAGCAATATGTCGCCGTGCTGGTCGGCTGGGGCGGCGTGTGGGACGTGTCTGCCGGCGCTCTCGGTGGCGGGATTACGCCCAATGTCAGCCGGCTTCTCGTGTTCAAGCTGGGGGCAACCGGCGAATTGCCGCCGCTCAAGCCGACGCCTGCGCTGGTGCTCGACCCGCCGGCTCCGGCAGGCACGCCCGAGCAGGTGGCGCTGGGCGCGAAGCTCTACGCCAACAGCTGCAGCGTCTGCCACGGCGTCTCGGCGGTCGCGGGCAGCCTCAATCCCGACCTCCGCCACGCGTCATCGCTGGGCAAGAAGGACCTGTGGCAGCAGGTCGTCCACGATGGACTGTTGGCCGAGAACGGCATGGTTGCATGGAACAAGCAGTTCAGCCGCGAGGAGATCGAGGCGATCAGGCTTTACGTCCTCCAGCGCGCCAACGAGGATGTAGCGCTGGAGGCAAAGGGCCGCGTGGCCCGGCGCTGAGGTGACCGACCCGGTCGATATCCGTGGCTGGCAGCGATTGTCGGCGCGGATATCGACCTCGGGCCGGCTCGGACCGGAAGACCCCGCGCGCCTTGCCGCCCTCGGCGTGAGCGACGTCATCAACCTGGCGCTGGACGATCATCCCGAAGCTCTTGCCGGCGAGGCTGCGCTGATGGCGGCCGAGGGCATCGCCTACACGCACATACCGATACCGTTCGACCGTCCGGAGGCCGACCACTTCGAGGTCTTCAAGCAGGCGCTCGCGGCGGCGCAGGGGCCGGTCCACGTCCATTGCATCATGAACTGGCGCGTCTCGGCCTTCTTCTACCTGCTCCACCGCGAACAGGGCATGGAGGAAAGCGAGGCGCGCGCGCTGATGGCACGGCAATGGGATCCGCTGGCCAGCGACGATCCGCGGGCACGGCCATGGCGGGAATTGCTCAGCCCCTGAAGACCACCGTGCGCTTGCCGTTGAGGAGCACCCGTTCCTCGAGGTGAAGCCGCACTGCTTCGGCCAGCACCCTGCTTTCTATCTCGCGGCCCTTGCGGACCAGTTCGTCGGGGCTGTCGGCATGGCTGATCGGTTCGGCCGCCTGATGGATGATCGGTCCTTCGTCGAGATCGGCGGTCACGTAATGGGCGCTCGCCCCGATCATCTTCACCCCGCGCTCGTACGCCTGGTGATAGGGCTTGGCACCCTTGAAGCCAGGCAGGAAGGAATGGTGGATGTTGATGCAGCGGCCTGCGAAATGCGCCGCCTGCTCGTCCGACAGGATCTGCATGTAGCGCGCCAGCACCACCAGTTCCGCGCCGGTTTCCTCGGCAATCGCTCGCACCTGCGCTTCCTGCTGTGCCTTCGTGTCGCGCGTGATCGGCAAATGGTGGAACGGGATGTCGCCGAGGTGCGTGTGCTCGATCGCCTCGCGCGGATGGTTCGATACGATGGCCACCGGGTCCATCGGCAATTCTCCGATCCGCCAGCGATAGAGCAGGTCGGCAAGGCAGTGGTCGAACTTGCTGACCATGATGAGGACGCGGCGCGGGCGGTCGCGCAGGGCGAGCTTCCACTGCATGCCCAGTTCGTCGGCGAGCGGGGTGAAGTCTTCCCGGATGCTCTCCCGCGAGGTTTGTCCCGGATCGAACTCCACGCGCAT
This genomic interval carries:
- a CDS encoding complex I NDUFA9 subunit family protein — its product is MAKDSALNGKLVVLMGGSGFIGNYVAQALLERGARLRIASRNPEKAFKLKPLANLGQMQFARCDATDRASVERCIAGADAVVNLVGSFEGNLRRLMGEAPGWMAEAAKKAGAMSFVHVSAIAAEPDEDTRNEYASAKCLGEKRVREAFPEATILRPSILFGKDDNFLNMFAGLISTLPVLPVFGPDKKLQLVYVDDVAEAVARSLEDPAQFGGKTFELGGPEEVTMLEINERIAEAQRRKRTFLPMPDALSATFAALPGTPMSRDQWDLLAQGNTVSGEHPGFDKFGIEPKPVGLFLDKWMTRYRKHGRFAERLSA
- a CDS encoding dienelactone hydrolase family protein; translated protein: MCDEKQLARWARQPLNRRTFGAGALATAAAACTSMDGATESAADAPALVENTVSFRTPDGVMDGFFVHPGEGSHPGVIFWPDVAGLRESKRQMARRLAGEGYAALVINPYYRDVAGQQYADFASFAADNGFQKVRPWRQRLDSAAVGSDAKAAASWLFGQAAVDSSRGIGTEGYCMGGPFTVWSVAADQRIRAAASFHGGGLVRDADTSPHKMLRGDAHYLIAIAQDDDAEAPTHKDTLRMAMREAGANAKVDVYAGDHGWCVPDSPAYAPEAAERAYTDKLALYRAAL
- a CDS encoding PQQ-dependent dehydrogenase, methanol/ethanol family, whose protein sequence is MRHIAIAALAALSLSACNMSSSEPTLATEGVTDAMLAAGNGEEWLTYGGDYDERRFSPLTQINADNVGELGLAWSADLDTARGQEATPLMHDGTLYITTAWSKVKAYDAKTGALKWEYDPEVPRSKLVEVCCDAVNRGIALYGDKAYVATLDGRLVALDQKTGAVVWDKLTIPKGSKMAITGAPRIVKGRVLIGSAGAEYFTRGYLAAFDANTGDELWRFYTVPGNPADGFENEAMERAAKTWSGEWWKLGGGGTVWDSITYDPATDLVYFGTANAEPWNPAYRNTDGAGDSLYTASIVAVKPDTGEYVWHFQETPEDRWDFDSNQQITVTDLTIDGKTRHVVMHAPKNGFFYVLDAATGEFISGKPFVDGINWASGLDPVTGKPNVNPEAEYERTGKPFVGVPGAVGAHSWSPMSYSPDTGLVYIPTNNTPQYYAHDPNWEPGETGFQLGIDVSGGAIPADQAIRDATKAALNGALVAFDPVAGEVKWKVPQSSPTNGGTLATAGNLVFQGTSTGEFRAYTADTGDQLWSFETQTGVLAAPMTYAIDGEQYVAVLVGWGGVWDVSAGALGGGITPNVSRLLVFKLGATGELPPLKPTPALVLDPPAPAGTPEQVALGAKLYANSCSVCHGVSAVAGSLNPDLRHASSLGKKDLWQQVVHDGLLAENGMVAWNKQFSREEIEAIRLYVLQRANEDVALEAKGRVARR
- a CDS encoding protein tyrosine phosphatase family protein, which produces MTDPVDIRGWQRLSARISTSGRLGPEDPARLAALGVSDVINLALDDHPEALAGEAALMAAEGIAYTHIPIPFDRPEADHFEVFKQALAAAQGPVHVHCIMNWRVSAFFYLLHREQGMEESEARALMARQWDPLASDDPRARPWRELLSP
- the purU gene encoding formyltetrahydrofolate deformylase, which produces MSQPLVLTLSCADRPGITARVASFLFERGGNILEAQQFNDRQSDAFFMRVEFDPGQTSRESIREDFTPLADELGMQWKLALRDRPRRVLIMVSKFDHCLADLLYRWRIGELPMDPVAIVSNHPREAIEHTHLGDIPFHHLPITRDTKAQQEAQVRAIAEETGAELVVLARYMQILSDEQAAHFAGRCINIHHSFLPGFKGAKPYHQAYERGVKMIGASAHYVTADLDEGPIIHQAAEPISHADSPDELVRKGREIESRVLAEAVRLHLEERVLLNGKRTVVFRG